A region of Anolis sagrei isolate rAnoSag1 chromosome 2, rAnoSag1.mat, whole genome shotgun sequence DNA encodes the following proteins:
- the MYL6 gene encoding myosin light polypeptide 6 isoform X2, translating to MCDFSEDQTAEFKEAFQLFDRTGDGKILYSQCGDVMRALGQNPTNAEVMKVLGNPKSDEMNMKTLSFEQFLPMMQTIAKNKDQGCFEDYVEGLRVFDKEGNGTVMGAEIRHVLVTLGEKMTEEEVEMLVAGHEDSNGCINYEELVRMVLSG from the exons AGTTCAAGGAGGCTTTCCAGCTCTTTGACAGAACAGGGGATGGCAAGATCCTTTATAGCCAGTGTGGAGACGTGATGAGAGCCCTGGGCCAGAACCCTACCAATGCTGAAGTCATGAAGGTGCTTGGGAACCCCAAGAGTGATG aaatGAATATGAAAACGCTCAGCTTTGAACAGTTCCTGCCCATGATGCAAACTATTGCCAAGAACAAGGACCAGGGATGTTTTGAAGACtacgtggagggactcagggtctTCGACAAAGAGGGGAACGGCACAGTGATGGGAGCAGAAATACGTCACGTTCTGGTCACCTTAG GGGAGAAAATGACAGAGGAGGAAGTAGAGATGCTTGTGGCTGGCCATGAAGACAGCAACGGTTGCATTAACTATGAAG AGTTGGTGCGGATGGTTCTGAGCGGCTGA
- the MYL6 gene encoding myosin light polypeptide 6 isoform X1, translated as MCDFSEDQTAEFKEAFQLFDRTGDGKILYSQCGDVMRALGQNPTNAEVMKVLGNPKSDEMNMKTLSFEQFLPMMQTIAKNKDQGCFEDYVEGLRVFDKEGNGTVMGAEIRHVLVTLGEKMTEEEVEMLVAGHEDSNGCINYEAFVRHILSG; from the exons AGTTCAAGGAGGCTTTCCAGCTCTTTGACAGAACAGGGGATGGCAAGATCCTTTATAGCCAGTGTGGAGACGTGATGAGAGCCCTGGGCCAGAACCCTACCAATGCTGAAGTCATGAAGGTGCTTGGGAACCCCAAGAGTGATG aaatGAATATGAAAACGCTCAGCTTTGAACAGTTCCTGCCCATGATGCAAACTATTGCCAAGAACAAGGACCAGGGATGTTTTGAAGACtacgtggagggactcagggtctTCGACAAAGAGGGGAACGGCACAGTGATGGGAGCAGAAATACGTCACGTTCTGGTCACCTTAG GGGAGAAAATGACAGAGGAGGAAGTAGAGATGCTTGTGGCTGGCCATGAAGACAGCAACGGTTGCATTAACTATGAAG CATTTGTGAGACACATCTTATCAGGGTGA